Proteins from one Aspergillus nidulans FGSC A4 chromosome VIII genomic window:
- a CDS encoding uncharacterized protein (transcript_id=CADANIAT00002614) — MADEGPRFSDALYSRKTPNSPCEPLQTRSFHTLSRPSYRTVRFPRTQNPCRFSHWWSTQRDRDLEAPVVKEFELENAESLEDDEFDMAIDVEELPEWLRTDEVRAKAIRKLALKQLAIRLIIRPAVAHAYFGILKNYDHNDSFPQLDLASLLFELNAIRRRIRQIKANPKVNIDDLMKGFNSPRWEDLVRTSTRFDKKIRQDTDQFLSNEMPLEELLLRLSDALLHCHDPDRTYAFTYMIIAFTKTRQNDLAQLVIKTILPYKFEMSASLILAILNFFRKTKDLKGFDLFLKMLEGKGYPINMGTLGLYKKRVVNGLEISVPPVHSANIVVYAALIKACLRFDQPDRADAYLLVARSAGYMDDFAILMAYLEFCTVRKNWERGRQVLQRVLAFITSTTEHPPARVERLIVLMIQLCDTCQMLDLSEALIKAAVHSGFSSDLPSRQADIVSEADPDSHRWWVAAQDAPPSQLDAPLVEKCYAFANIAKEQLDIFAPKGEDFAHRLQRVMGTYSNQLMSTILDEELAQKAVRKTLQSHQEPDNLHQTKAVELDDKEGNAYSASPSRSLEDTVAAQQKEMRILRSEVAFLKQLVLRTAASNTSAPSTRNKPSEVADELAPIPAAVY; from the exons ATGGCTGACGAAGGCCCTCGCTTTTCCGATGCTTTATATTCACGGAAAACGCCGAATTCACCGTGTGAACCGCTCCAGACAAGGTCATTTCACACTCTATCGAGACCATCATACCGAACTGTTCGATTCCCTAGGACCCAGAACCCGTGCAGATTTTCGCATTGGTGGAGTACGCAAAGAGACCGGGATCTGGAAGCTCCAGTTGTCAAAGAattcgagctggagaatgcaGAGTCATtggaagacgatgagttTGACATGGCCATTGATGTAGAGGAACTACCTGAATGGCTTAGAACTGACGAGGTCCGCGCAAAGGCCATCAGAAAACTAGCATTAAAACAGCTCGCAATCAGGCTTATCATACGCCCGGCTGTTGCTCATGCATATTTTGGCATCTTGAAAAACTACGACCATAACGATTCCTTCCCCCAACTCGACTTGGCGAGTCTTTTGTTCGAGCTGAACGCCATCCGGCGCAGGATCAGACAAATCAAGGCAAACCCCAAAGTCAACATCGATGATTTGATGAAGGGTTTCAATTCGCCTCGGTGGGAAGATCTAGTTCGTACGTCAACGAGATTCGACAAAAAAATCCGTCAGGATACGGATCAATTCCTTAGCAATGAAATGCCCCTCGAGGAACTCCTTTTGAGGCTATCagatgctcttcttcactgCCATGATCCGGACCGGACTTATGCTTTTACATACATGATCATTGCATTCACCAAGACCCGACAAAACGATCTTGCCCAGTTGGTTATCAAGACGATACTTCCCTACAAGTTCGAAATGAGCGCCTCCCTCATCCTCGCGATTCTCAACTTTTTCCGCAAAACCAAAGACCTTAAGGGCTTTGATCTCTTTTTGAAGATGTTAGAAGGGAAGGGGTACCCTATCAATATGGGTACACTCGGCCTCTACAAAAAAAGGGTAGTCAATGGACTCGAAATCTCAGTTCCCCCTGTCCACAGCGCAAACATCGTTGTATACGCTGCTCTCATAAAGGCTTGTCTGAGGTTCGACCAGCCAGATAGAGCAGATGCATACCTCCTCGTCGCAAGATCAGCCGGTTACATGGACGATTTCGCCATACTTATGGCCTATCTGGAGTTCTGCACAGTCCGGAAGAACTGGGAAAGAGGCCGACAAGTACTGCAGAGAGTTTTGGCCTTTATCACCTCAACAACCGAGCACCCACCCGCAAGGGTGGAAAGACTGATTGTATTGATGATTCAACTCTGCGATACTTGTCAGATGCTCGATCTCTCTGAAGCCCTTATTAAAGCTGCTGTTCACAGCGGGTTCAGCTCCGACCTCCCAAGTCGACAAGCAGACATTGTCAGCGAAGCCGACCCCGATTCACACAGGTGGTGGGTGGCCGCACAAGATGCACCGCCATCACAGCTTGACGCACCGCTCGTGGAAAAATGCTACGCATTTGCCAACATTGCCAAGGAGCAACTCGACATTTTCGCCCCGAAAGGAGAGGACTTTGCCCATCGACTACAAAGGGTAATGGGAACCTATTCTAACCAGCTTATGTCCACGATTCTCGACGAGGAACTGGCTCAAAAGGCAGTTCGTAAAACGCTCCAATCTCACCAGGAGCCTGATAACCTCCACCAAACCAAGGCGGTTGAGCTCGACGACAAGGAAGGAAACGCATATTCTGCTTCGccttctcgttctctcgAAGACACGGTTGCTGCGCAACAAAAAGAAATGCGAATCCTGAGGTCAGAGGTTGCGTTTTTGAAACAATTGGTCCTGCGTACGGCCGCATCCAACACTTCTGCACCATCCACTCGAAATAAACCAAGCGAGGTGGCTGATGAACTTGCGCCT ATACCTGCAGCTGTATATTAA
- a CDS encoding protein arginine N-methyltransferase (transcript_id=CADANIAT00002612) → MESESVAPSFCIGQHESKRTIPITSEVVQLAHESNYDMLTTPITTPHFQSRVLSLLSSHLSNIQAVSHSDSGTLMTTENIRPLVMPQLGPADTHLTPNEAMSQLVGVTSSWIDLCSPDPLIADLSRQVFMLEVAYAAFCGIGYLLIPGPKLHHKGMHSDGVMYYARAIQDALSLGPYIQFHIWLDMVDNQDLELDEMGDLAPLAREEFFDTEIEQPKIDLFGTWDAWDAIRRTCKYHSRLFVALSLPKHLPPMAVQSRWHSEPVHLFTIDSNTFIKNQKGYPVLSKAHQALISRFMRLRTAPWILLCDVGPIPGVETDNASSLPGSEYPSLAQAAASIKKHHDPTPHLSYMRNLQSRQPPRTAIERFGTGYQDYLQAPLQPLTVNLESITYEVFEKDPIKYEWYERAIAKALSDWVEQKKPTSNPDGRVVVAVVGAGRGPLVTRALKASAQSGVEIDLWVVEKNPNAFVLLQRHNENLWGGKASLVHSDMRAWKGPRVRKSTTLSTEPVGQSLGIEGQFLYTPDPNQKTADSPSLDAIEFEDSKIDIVVSELLGSFGDNELSPECLDGVNHLLNPVHGISIPASYTAHLTPISAPKLHADVTNQSITNPAAPETPYVVMLHAIDYLSTNQSDASAGNPARSSVATVPYEPTTPFVQTAWSFSHPNRDIPPQPASTSMISNAHNVRRTRLTFPVPNRGVCHGLAGYFETVLYRDVELSTNPVTMDSKSANMISWFPIYFPLKTPLNVPDNGEIVATMYRQTDDRKVWYEWMVEVFALEGGSEPASASAPASERIAPVMSGARTISASADSAHNKDITADSYSRLAQKKARGPRRVRVGMSDLHSSIKDGCLM, encoded by the exons ATGGAATCTGAAAGCGTGGCTCCGAGTTTTTGCATCGGACAGCATGAAAGCAAGCGCACCATTCCAATTACCTCAGAAGTGGTGCAACTGGCGCATGAAAGTAAT TATGACATGCTCACTACTCCAATTACAACCCCACACTTCCAGTCGCGTGTGCTCAGTCTTCTTTCTTCACACTTATCGAATATACAGGCTGTGTCTCATAGTGATTCTGGGACTCTGATGACCACTGAGAACATACGACCTCTCGTTATGCCGCAGCTAGGACCGGCAGATACTCATTTGACCCCGAATGAGGCAATGTCGCAGTTGGTGGGAGTAACGAGTTCATGGATCGACCTGTGTTCTCCCGACCCACTAATCGCAGACCTGTCACGCCAAGTTTTTATGCTCGAAGTAGCCTATGCCGCCTTCTGTGGCATTGGCTATCTTTTGATTCCAGGACCAAAGTTGCATCATAAAGGAATGCATTCGGATGGAGTGATGTACTATGCACGGGCGATTCAAGATGCACTTAGTCTCGGCCCATACATCCAGTTTCATATCTGGTTAGACATGGTCGACAATCAGGATCTCGAATTAGACGAGATGGGTGACCTTGCACCTCTTGCTCGGGAGGAATTTTTTGACACCGAAATAGAGCAGCCAAAGATAGACCTTTTTGGTACTTGGGATGCCTGGGATGCTATTAGAAGAACTTGTAAATACCACTCCAGGCTTTTCGTAG CTCTCTCTTTACCGAAGCACCTTCCACCGATGGCTGTTCAGTCAAGATGGCATTCTGAGCCAGTCCACTTGTTTACCATCGACTCGAACACGTTCATCAAAAATCAGAAAGGATATCCAGTCCTAAGTAAAGCTCACCAGGCACTGATTTCCAGGTTCATGCGTCTCCGCACCGCTCCATGGATCTTGCTTTGCGATGTTGGACCTATACCAGGTGTAGAGACGGACAATGCGTCCAGTCTCCCTGGCTCTGAATACCCTAGTCTTGCACAGGCTGCGGCTTCAATCAAAAAGCATCATGACCCTACTCCGCATCTGTCATACATGAGAAATCTTCAATCACGTCAGCCTCCCCGAACTGCCATTGAGAGATTCGGCACTGGCTACCAAGACTACCTGCAAGCGCCACTGCAGCCCTTAACTGTCAATCTGGAAAGTATCACATACGAAGTCTTTGAGAAGGACCCTATCAAATACGAATGGTATGAGCGCGCGATCGCGAAGGCTTTAAGCGATTGGGTAGAACAAAAAAAGCCCACGTCAAACCCGGATGGCCGTGTGGTCGTTGCAGTAGTTGGTGCCGGAAGAGGTCCTTTGGTGACTAGGGCTCTCAAAGCAAGCGCTCAGTCGGGTGTTGAGATTGACTTGTGGGTTGTGGAGAAGAACCCAAATGCAtttgtccttctccagcgTCACAACGAGAATCTATGGGGCGGAAAGGCCAGCCTTGTGCACTCCGATATGCGTGCTTGGAAAGGACCGCGCGTACGGAAAAGCACCACCTTGTCGACAGAACCCGTCGGACAGTCTCTGGGTATTGAAGGCCAATTTCTCTACACTCCTGACCCTAACCAAAAAACTGCAGATTCCCCTAGCCTGGACGCTATTGAGTTTGAGGACTCCAAAATCGAtattgttgtttctgagcTTCTAGGTTCTTTCGGGGACAATGAACTCTCGCCCGAATGTCTAGACGGCGTCAACCATCTGCTGAATCCAGTACACGGCATCTCAATCCCAGCATCTTACACGGCACATCTCACGCCTATCTCAGCGCCAAAACTCCATGCGGATGTCACGAACCAGTCAATCACAAACCCTGCAGCACCTGAAACGCCTTATGTGGTCATGTTACATGCTATAGACTACCTTTCTACTAACCAATCCGACGCCAGCGCAGGTAACCCCGCTAGGTCTTCAGTTGCGACAGTTCCATATGAACCAACTACACCATTTGTCCAAACAGCCTGGTCTTTCTCCCATCCTAATCGAGATATACCTCCTCAGCCGGCTTCAACGTCGATGATATCCAATGCACACAATGTGCGCCGGACTCGTTTAACGTTCCCGGTCCCAAATCGTGGAGTTTGCCACGGCCTTGCAGGCTACTTCGAAACAGTCCTGTACCGCGATGTGGAACTGTCCACCAACCCGGTCACTATGGACAGCAAGAGCGCGAACATGATCAGTTGGTTCCCGATCTACTTTCCGCTCAAG ACACCTCTAAATGTCCCCGACAATGGCGAAATTGTCGCGACAATGTACCGACAGACCGATGACCGAAAAGTGTGGTACGAGTGGATGGTGGAAGTTTTCGCTTTGGAGGGTGGCTCAGaaccagcatcagcatcagcgccAGCGTCAGAACGCATCGCCCCTGTGATGAGCGGGGCCAGGACTATTTCCGCTAGCGCGGATAGCGCTCACAACAAGGACATCACAGCGGATAGCTACAGTAGGTTGGCACAGAAGAAAGCACGCGGCCCAAGACGAGTGAGGGTGGGGATGAGTGATCTACACTCAAGCATTAAGGATGGGTGTCTTATGTAG
- a CDS encoding nucleobindin SSP120 (transcript_id=CADANIAT00002615), which translates to MLITLTTALLALSGSLVNAHGSHSTPTDPSADWATRHMQEEHHIDTFDAASFFTLHDYDSSGAWTPEEVRKTYGMDDESNAGLTEERKQEALREVFTLFDPANTGFISRDNWLHLVSEGVILPDFGFGPGHHGDIEYEYEIHHFEKYHGEDATEEELTHPEDIEHFKRHDEEDEAMEKLDQLERMAIVAANIPAKFRKGRV; encoded by the exons ATGCTGATTACGCTTACTACGGCTCTACTCGCCCTGAGTGGCAGCTTGGTGAATGCCCACGGGTCGCATTCCACCCCTACAGACCCCTCTGCAGATTGGGCGACTCGGCACATGCAAG AGGAGCATCACATCGATACCTTTGACGCCGCATCTTTCTTCACTCTCCACGATTACGATTCGTCCGGAGCCTGGACGCCCGAAGAAGTGCGAAAGACATACGGCATGGATGACGAGTCAAATGCGGGCTTAACGGAGGAGCGAAAACAAGAAGCTCTAAGGGAGGTATTTACGCTGTTTGACCCAGCCAACACCGGGTTCATCAGCCGCGACAACTGGCTGCACCTTGTCTCCGAAGGCGTGATATTACCAGACTTTGGGTTCGGGCCTGGTCATCACGGCGATATTGAGTACGAGTACGAGATTCATCATTTCGAGAAGTACCACGGCGAGGATGCGACGGAGGAGGAACTCACGCACCCTGAAGATATTGAGCACTTCAAGAGacatgacgaggaagacgaggccaTGGAGAAATTGGACCAGCTTGAACGGATGGCCATTGTCGCGGCTAATATTCCGGCGAAGTTCCGCAAGGGGCGTGTGTGA
- a CDS encoding tRNA(Phe) (4-demethylwyosine(37)-C(7)) aminocarboxypropyltransferase (transcript_id=CADANIAT00002616) has translation MADSTSFDERPAATMSAMLSKDKSKRLSKQNINPLQKCIGDFINTHLSQSLLAQHAVPLEELVSSLPKRYTIYEPMLLLPLNAFTHPPAWAKLYEGLDDNQRQTLYASIASAFSRYGVTHVAMNAPIVLTDTQGHENRMRSPIGLITLHGDFGPATSRDGEDIQPSEDDYKRAFWVRTVQNHGIVQIWAPLHTMFSRGNVTEKARILGHGSTFEGLDEVSLHGKTAGDVAVIDMYAGIGYFVFSYLKRGVQRVWGWEINGWSVEGLRRGCVENGWGCKVIRVGNDGQLSVPVDELVGGLCDTDRVVIFHGDNGFAAGIMRQVRDAMEGRQGWTNIRHVNLGLLPSSSDAWDGACRIIDGDKGGWLHVHENVDVQQIEVKRGEITATVQGLWTESASQIANTEPRAECRHVEKVKTYAPGVMHCVFDLHLSHQEICGNAP, from the coding sequence ATGGCAGACTCCACTTCATTCGATGAAAGGCCTGCTGCTACTATGTCCGCCATGCTGAGCAAGGACAAATCAAAACGTCTGTCAAAACAGAACATCAACCCCCTCCAGAAATGCATAGGAGATTTCATAAACACGCATCTCTCGCAATCTCTATTAGCGCAACATGCCGTACCactcgaggagctggtcTCCTCGCTCCCCAAACGATACACCATATACGAGCCCATGCTCCTGCTTCCGCTGAACGCCTTTACCCACCCTCCGGCCTGGGCCAAGCTTTATGAAGGTTTAGATGACAACCAGCGCCAGACTCTGTACGCCTCCATCGCGAGCGCCTTCTCGCGATATGGGGTAACACACGTTGCCATGAACGCACCAATCGTGCTTACAGACACTCAAGGACATGAGAACAGGATGCGCAGCCCTATCGGGCTCATCACGCTGCATGGAGATTTCGGACCAGCCACGTCGCGGGATGGCGAGGATATCCAGCCCTCGGAAGATGATTACAAGCGCGCATTCTGGGTCCGTACTGTCCAGAATCACGGGATCGTACAGATCTGGGCTCCGCTGCATACCATGTTCTCTCGGGGAAATGTCACTGAGAAGGCCCGGATACTGGGGCATGGGTCTACGTTTGAGGGGTTAGATGAGGTATCGCTTCATGGGAAGACAGCTGGCGATGTCGCCGTCATCGATATGTACGCCGGGATCGGGTACTTTGTTTTCTCGTATCTGAAACGCGGGGTCCAGAGGGTTTGGGGGTGGGAGATCAATGGGTGGTCTGTGGAGGGATTGCGTAGGGGATGTGTGGAGAATGGATGGGGTTGTAAAGTTATCAGGGTGGGAAATGATGGCCAGCTGAGTGTGCCTGTTGACGAGCTGGTCGGGGGCCTTTGTGATACTGATCGGGTGGTGATTTTTCACGGAGATAATGGGTTTGCAGCGGGGATTATGCGTCAGGTTAGAGATGCTATGGAGGGTCGGCAAGGGTGGACCAACATCAGACATGTCAATTTGGGGCTTTTGCCATCTTCCAGCGACGCTTGGGATGGTGCCTGCAGGATCATTGACGGGGACAAAGGTGGCTGGCTCCACGTGCACGAGAATGTCGATGTGCAACAGATCGAGGTGAAGAGAGGCGAGATTACCGCCACCGTGCAAGGTCTCTGGACTGAGTCTGCGTCCCAGATTGCGAATACGGAGCCCCGTGCTGAATGTCGGCACGTCGAAAAAGTCAAGACTTATGCTCCAGGGGTAATGCATTGTGTTTTTGACCTACACCTCTCCCATCAAGAGATTTGCGGCAATGCGCCATGA
- a CDS encoding DEAH-box ATP-dependent RNA helicase PRP43 (transcript_id=CADANIAT00002613) has protein sequence MVDRRSDSEDGSRAKRQKMDKSGTDPRDNPYLAHMYADTSSNGNSSSQADNKNSAFAKLQRHKTTAAQAQKVEDNEFNPFTNRPYSSKYFSILKTRRDLPVHAQRDEFLQLYQQSQILVFVGETGSGKTTQIPQFVLLDDLPQTQRKMIACTQPRRVAAMSVAQRVAAELDVTLGEEVGYSIRFEDMTSPKTLLKYMTDGMLLREAMNDHELSRYSTIILDEAHERTMSTDVLMGLLKEVVQRRPDLKIIIMSATLDAQKFQRYFNDAPLLAVPGRTHPVEIFYTPEPEQDYVEAAIRTVLQIHATEDEGDILLFLTGEEEIEDAARKISLEGDEMIREADAGPLKVYTLYGSLPPHMQQRIFEPAPPPRRPGGRPGRKVIVSTNIAETSLTIDGIVYVVDPGFSKQKIYNPRIRVESLLVSPISKASAQQRAGRAGRTRPGKCFRLYTESAFKKELIDQTYPEILRSNLSSTVLELKKLGIDDLVHFDLMDPPAPETLMRALEELNYLACLDDDGNLTPLGRLASEFPLDPALAVMLISSPEFYCSNEILSITALLSVPQIFVRPASQRKRADEMKNLFAHPDGDHLTLLNAYHAFKSPEAQENPKQWCHDHFLSLRSLQSADNVRMQLLRIMEREELEMISTSFEDKKYYENIRRALCAGFFMQVAKKENQGKSMYMTIKDHQNVLLHPSTVLAHDAEWVLYNEFVLTTKNYIRTVTAVKPEWLIDIAPTYYDISTFPKGDIRSSLLRAAERLSRKEKMRADSGKRR, from the exons ATGGTTGACCGACGCTCAGACTCAGAAGACGGTTCTCGCGCTAAACGCCAGAAGATGGATAAGTCTGGGACTGACCCCCGGGATAATCCCTATCTGGCTCATATGTACGCTGATACGTCCTCTAACGGCAACTCAAGCTCACAGGCTGATAACAAGAATTCAGCCTTTGCGAAGTTGCAGCGACATAAAACAACTGCTGCGCAGGCGCAAAAGGTTGAAGACAACGAGTTCAATCCGTTCACAAATCGGCCATACTCGAGCAAGTACTTCTCGATCTTGAAAACTCGCCGTGATCTCCCCGTTCATGCTCAAAG AGATGAGTTCCTGCAGCTCTACCAGCAGTCTCAGATCCTGGTCTTCGTCGGTGAGACTGGTTCCGGAAAGACCACTCAGATTCCCCAATTCGTCCTGCTTGACGATCTGCCTCAGACCCAACGCAAGATGATCGCCTGTACCCAACCTCGCCGTGTGGCTGCGATGTCCGTCGCCCAGCGTGTAGCTGCAGAGTTGGATGTCACTCTTGGGGAGGAGGTCGGTTACAGTATCCGTTTTGAGGATATGACTAGTCCCAAGACACTTTTGAAGTACATGACGGACGGTATGCTCTTGCGGGAGGCCATGAACGACCATGAACTCAGCCGCTACAGCACTATTATTCTCGATGAGGCCCACGAAAGAACAATGTCAACCGATGTTCTCATGGGTCTTCTCAAGGAAGTCGTGCAGCGCCGACCTGATCTgaagatcatcatcatgTCCGCCACTCTGGATGCACAGAAATTCCAACGATACTTCAATGACGCACCTTTGCTTGCTGTCCCCGGTCGTACCCACCCTGTCGAGATTTTCTATACCCCCGAACCTGAACAAGACTACGTGGAGGCCGCCATTCGCACTGTTCTGCAGATCCACGCCACGGAAGACGAGGGTGATATTCTTCTATTCTTGactggagaggaggagattgaggatgcAGCACGCAAGATCTCTCTCGAGGGTGATGAAATGATTAGAGAGGCCGATGCTGGCCCATTAAAGGTCTACACCCTCTATGGTAGTCTCCCTCCGCATATGCAACAGAGGATTTTCGAACCCGCCCCTCCTCCACGCCGCCCAGGAGGTCGCCCGGGAAGGAAGGTCATCGTGTCTACCAACATTGCGGAGACTTCGCTTACCATTGACGGTATTGTCTATGTTGTGGATCCGGGCTTCTCAAAGCAGAAAATTTACAATCCCCGTATTCGTGTCGAATCCCTTCTAGTTTCTCCGATCTCGAAAGCCTCGGCGCAACAAAGAGCTGGTCGTGCTGGACGTACTCGCCCCGGAAAATGTTTTCGTCTTTACACCGAAAGTGCTTTCAAGAAAGAACTTATCGATCAAACGTATCCCGAAATTCTACGCTCAAACTTGTCATCCACCGTGCTTGAGCTTAAGAAGTTGGGAATCGATGACTTGGTGCATTTCGACTTGATGGATCCTCCAGCGCCAGAGACACTTATGAGGGCTCTCGAGGAACTGAACTACCTTGCGtgccttgatgatgacggtaACCTCACCCCGCTGGGCCGCCTTGCCTCAGAGTTCCCGCTAGACCCTGCACTTGCGGTCATGCTTATCAGCTCACCGGAGTTCTATTGCTCAAATGAGATCTTGTCCATCACAGCATTGCTCTCAGTGCCCCAAATTTTCGTCAGACCGGCATCCCAGCGGAAGCGCGCTGATGAAATGAAGAATCTGTTTGCCCATCCCGATGGCGATCATCTGACATTGCTTAACGCCTATCACGCGTTCAAGAGCCCTGAGGCGCAGGAGAACCCCAAGCAGTGGTGCCACGAccatttcctttccttgcGATCTCTGCAGTCCGCCGACAATGTACGTATGCAACTCCTCAGAATCATGGAACGTGAGGAACTGGAGATGATCTCGACGTCTTTCGAAGATAAGAAATATTACGAGAATATTCGCCGTGCTCTATGCGCCGGGTTTTTCATGCAGGTCGCCAAGAAGGAAAACCAGGGTAAGAGCATGTACATGACCATCAAAGATCACCAGAACGTGCTTCTGCATCCCTCGACTGTACTTGCCCACGATGCTGAGTGGGTTCTATACAATGAATTCGTCCTCACGACGAAGAACTATATCAGAACCGTAACAGCTGTTAAACCGGAATGGCTTATT GATATTGCGCCTACCTATTACGATATTTCGACATTCCCAAAGGGCGATATTCGCTCTTCTCTGCTGCGAGCTGCCGAGAGACTCTCGCGCAAGGAGAAAATGCGTGCGGATTCTGGAAAAAGGCGTTAA